Proteins from one Nyctibius grandis isolate bNycGra1 chromosome 2, bNycGra1.pri, whole genome shotgun sequence genomic window:
- the HMGB1 gene encoding high mobility group protein B1 codes for MGKGDPKKPRGKMSSYAFFVQTCREEHKKKHPDASVNFSEFSKKCSERWKTMSSKEKGKFEDMAKADKLRYEKEMKNYVPPKGETKKKFKDPNAPKRPPSAFFLFCSEFRPKIKGEHPGLSIGDVAKKLGEMWNNTAADDKQPYEKKAAKLKEKYEKDIAAYRAKGKVDAGKKVVAKAEKSKKKKEEEEDEDEDEEDEDDEEEEEEEEEDDDDDE; via the exons ATGGGCAAAGGCGATCCTAAGAAGCCGAGAGGTAAAATGTCTTCATACGCCTTCTTTGTGCaaacctgcagggaggagcacaAGAAGAAACATCCAGATGCTTCAGTGAACTTTTCAGAGTTCTCAAAAAAATGCTCAGAACGATGGAAG ACTATGTCCTCTAAGGAGAAAGGGAAGTTTGAAGATATGGCAAAGGCTGACAAGCTTcgttatgaaaaagaaatgaaaaactacGTCCCACCTaagggggaaacaaaaaagaagttCAAGGATCCAAATGCACCGAAGAGGCCTCC ttcggcttttttcttattttgctctGAGTTTCGTCCAAAAATCAAAGGAGAACATCCTGGTCTGTCCATTGGAGATGTCGCAAAGAAACTGGGAGAGATGTGGAACAACACCGCTGCAGATGATAAACAGCCTTATGAAAAAAAGGCTGCTAAACTGAAGGAGAAGTATGAAAAG GATATTGCTGCGTACCGGGCCAAAGGGAAGGTTGATGCAGGCAAAAAAGTAGTTGCCAAGGCTGAGAAGagcaagaagaagaaggaggaggaggaagatgaggatgaagatgaagaggatgaagatgatgaagaggaggaagaggaggaggaggaagatgatgatgatgatgaataA